A stretch of Sulfurimonas autotrophica DSM 16294 DNA encodes these proteins:
- a CDS encoding HdeD family acid-resistance protein yields the protein MWKWHKNLNIEMNINKNLVDNFKKHAKISGMLFILFGLAGILFPPMMSLTTTILVGYLMLFAGVSAGILTYKSNPEDWMGWLKSFVLVLSSLFIVFYPVQGAAALGLVFAIYFFTDAFASFSLAFSLRPQKIWLVWLFNAITSLALGVLFVIGWPMSSLLLIGILVGISLLFDGIALLLGGAFVQDIDDENNEKKNGEEK from the coding sequence ATGTGGAAATGGCATAAAAATTTGAATATAGAGATGAACATAAACAAAAACCTTGTCGACAACTTTAAAAAACACGCCAAAATAAGTGGTATGCTTTTTATTCTTTTTGGATTAGCAGGCATTTTATTCCCTCCTATGATGAGTCTTACGACTACAATTTTGGTAGGCTATTTAATGCTTTTTGCAGGCGTTTCGGCAGGAATACTGACATATAAGAGTAACCCTGAGGACTGGATGGGATGGCTTAAAAGCTTTGTTTTAGTGCTTTCATCACTTTTTATTGTTTTTTATCCGGTTCAGGGCGCAGCAGCACTCGGACTTGTCTTTGCTATATACTTTTTTACGGATGCTTTTGCTAGTTTTTCTTTGGCATTTTCACTCCGACCGCAAAAAATATGGCTGGTCTGGCTTTTTAATGCCATTACATCTTTAGCGCTGGGTGTGTTGTTTGTGATAGGCTGGCCGATGAGTTCACTTTTATTGATTGGAATTCTTGTCGGTATAAGTTTATTGTTTGACGGTATTGCACTGTTGCTCGGCGGTGCTTTTGTTCAAGATATAGATGATGAAAATAATGAAAAAAAGAATGGAGAAGAAAAATGA
- the ppsA gene encoding phosphoenolpyruvate synthase, whose product MSQNIKWFNEIGIEDVAEVGGKNASLGEMYQNLTQEGVRVPNGFAVTSSAYIHLLDANNTWEKLHAQLDNLDVNNVDALQSAGKKCREIVYNAKLPDDLREDILQAYKKLKEEYGESLSLAVRSSATAEDSPEASFAGQNDTYLHISNADELLDAYKRCLASNFTDRSIHYKYDNSFDYLKVYLSVVVMKMVRSDIGASGVMFSLDTETGFKDVAFINAAFGLGENVVQGTINPDAFYVHKPTYNKGFKTVLKRSLGSKEKKMIFTDTINLDNIAVEYTKNIPTTPEEQSHFCITDEEVIVLAGYAVKVENHYSQKAGFHKPMDMEWAKDGLDGHLYMVQARPETVESQKKGNVLETYHLKEKGKVLVTGQAIGTKIGQGKARYIAGVKELNTFEAGEVLIADTTNPDWEPIMKIASAIITNKGGRTCHAAILSRELGIPAVVGCDNATDVLQDADKVTVSCAEGEEGHVYEGLLEYEVIKTDLSNLPRTKTEIMMNLGNPDIAFSLSSMPVDGIGLARMEFIINEYIKAHPMALKHPQKVDETTRKKLEELTQAYNSMEDFFVKTLSEGVATIASSVYPKPCVVRMSDFKSNEYATLLGGETFELKEDNPMIGFRGASRYAHPNYEEGFALECAAMKRVRDEMGFDNVTLMIPFCRRVDEGQRVLDTMAKYGLKQGENGLQIYVMCEIPNNVIQIDNFSKLFDGFSIGSNDLTQLTLGVDRDSQIVAFDYDERDEGVKEMIRLAVEGCKRNNRHSGICGQAPSDYPEIAEYLVRLGIDSMSLNPDSVLKTIENIGKLEQELGR is encoded by the coding sequence ATGTCACAAAATATTAAATGGTTTAATGAAATTGGCATAGAAGATGTTGCCGAGGTCGGCGGAAAAAACGCTTCGCTGGGTGAGATGTACCAAAATTTAACACAAGAAGGTGTACGTGTCCCAAATGGCTTTGCTGTTACATCAAGTGCTTATATACATCTGCTTGATGCAAACAATACCTGGGAAAAACTCCATGCACAACTTGACAATCTTGATGTTAATAATGTTGATGCCCTGCAAAGTGCAGGAAAAAAATGCCGTGAGATAGTTTATAATGCAAAGCTGCCGGATGATTTGCGCGAGGATATTTTACAAGCTTATAAAAAATTAAAAGAAGAATACGGTGAGAGTCTCTCTTTAGCTGTCCGCTCCTCTGCTACTGCGGAAGATTCTCCTGAAGCTTCTTTTGCCGGACAAAATGATACTTATTTGCATATATCAAATGCAGATGAACTGCTTGATGCATATAAGCGCTGTCTTGCCTCAAATTTTACAGACCGTTCTATACATTATAAATATGATAATAGTTTTGATTATTTAAAAGTTTATCTCTCTGTCGTTGTTATGAAAATGGTTCGCAGTGATATAGGTGCAAGCGGTGTGATGTTCTCACTTGATACGGAGACAGGTTTTAAAGATGTTGCTTTTATAAATGCCGCTTTTGGACTCGGTGAAAATGTTGTGCAGGGTACTATTAACCCCGATGCTTTTTATGTGCATAAACCGACGTACAATAAAGGTTTTAAAACTGTACTCAAACGTTCTTTAGGCTCAAAAGAGAAAAAAATGATATTTACAGATACTATCAATCTTGATAATATCGCAGTGGAGTATACAAAAAATATTCCGACAACTCCTGAAGAACAGAGTCACTTTTGTATAACAGATGAAGAGGTAATAGTTCTTGCCGGATACGCTGTTAAAGTTGAAAATCATTACTCTCAAAAAGCCGGTTTTCATAAGCCTATGGATATGGAGTGGGCAAAAGACGGCTTAGACGGGCATCTTTATATGGTGCAGGCACGCCCTGAAACGGTAGAATCTCAGAAGAAAGGCAATGTGCTTGAAACCTATCACTTAAAAGAAAAAGGCAAGGTACTTGTTACGGGTCAGGCAATCGGCACAAAAATCGGACAGGGGAAAGCGCGCTATATAGCAGGTGTAAAAGAGCTCAATACTTTTGAAGCCGGTGAGGTGCTTATAGCAGATACAACCAACCCTGATTGGGAGCCTATAATGAAAATAGCATCTGCCATCATTACAAATAAAGGCGGGCGTACTTGTCATGCAGCCATTCTTTCCCGTGAGCTTGGCATACCTGCCGTTGTAGGTTGTGATAATGCTACCGATGTACTTCAAGATGCCGATAAAGTAACGGTAAGTTGTGCTGAGGGAGAAGAGGGCCATGTCTATGAGGGGCTTTTAGAGTATGAAGTGATAAAAACAGACCTCTCAAATCTACCAAGAACAAAAACAGAGATTATGATGAATCTGGGAAATCCTGATATTGCTTTTTCACTCTCATCTATGCCTGTTGACGGTATAGGTTTAGCCAGAATGGAATTTATCATTAACGAATATATAAAAGCACACCCGATGGCACTCAAACATCCCCAAAAGGTCGATGAAACAACGCGAAAAAAACTAGAAGAGTTGACACAGGCATATAACTCTATGGAAGACTTCTTTGTTAAAACGCTCTCCGAGGGCGTGGCAACCATCGCTTCTTCTGTTTATCCAAAACCGTGTGTAGTGCGCATGAGTGACTTTAAATCAAATGAATATGCAACACTGCTCGGCGGTGAGACTTTTGAGCTCAAAGAAGATAACCCGATGATAGGTTTCCGCGGGGCTTCAAGATATGCGCATCCAAATTATGAAGAGGGCTTTGCCCTAGAATGTGCGGCTATGAAGCGTGTGCGTGATGAGATGGGATTTGACAATGTGACTTTAATGATTCCGTTTTGCCGCAGAGTAGATGAGGGACAACGAGTTCTGGATACTATGGCAAAATACGGTCTTAAACAGGGAGAAAACGGACTGCAGATTTATGTGATGTGTGAAATTCCTAACAATGTCATCCAGATTGATAATTTTAGTAAACTTTTTGACGGTTTCAGCATCGGCAGCAACGACCTTACACAGTTGACTCTCGGAGTAGACCGTGACAGCCAAATCGTTGCTTTTGATTATGATGAACGTGATGAAGGTGTCAAAGAGATGATTCGACTGGCAGTTGAGGGTTGTAAACGCAACAACCGACACAGTGGTATCTGCGGTCAAGCTCCGTCTGATTATCCTGAAATAGCAGAGTATCTTGTGCGTTTAGGTATTGATTCAATGAGTTTGAATCCTGACAGTGTTTTAAAAACTATAGAAAATATAGGAAAACTTGAACAAGAACTAGGGAGATAA